From Spirochaetales bacterium:
GGGGGAGCGTGGGGAGTGAATGCGAAGATATCTAGAATAAACGGTCATTATTAAGTAACGGCAGCTCTTAAATAATGTAACCACGGATTTCGCGGGGAAGAGCGGATTGCGCGGCGACGCTAGTGAAGCCGTTAAAAGCTTAACGGTTTATAAAATATTTTTTATGATTTATATTTTTTTGCCAATCCTTTTGTTAATAATTCGTTGTTCAGGAAATTTCCTTTTTCTGCGATTTCATCGATATCGGTTTCCTCCTTTATATAATAAATGTCTGCGAGGTATCTGTTGTATTTATCCCGATAGTATGTTTTTACAATGACATATGTACATTCGTAAAGTTGGTTTATTATGTATTGTTGTGCTTTTTTACCTTCACCTGTCGTTACATCGGCCGCGTTTATTCCTCTTAATCTTAGCTTTTGTTTTGTCCTTATTTCGAATCCCAAATCGATATTCACCCAGAGGGTGTCGCCGTCGACTATTTCTTCGATGCTGCCCCGATAGGTAAATAATATACCGGGATTAATATTTTCCTTTTTATAAAACCGGTATACGTTATTTTCCTTTTTTACTTCGATTATATCGTCTTCGTTGAACCCGTTCATGGTATGCGTTTTATATATTCTGAATCCCAGATCAAGGGATAATGTATCGTTTATTTTTTTTAACCTGTATAGAAACGGTATTCCTCGTTTTTCCGCTATGTTACCGTTTTTACTGTTTTTTTCCTCTTTTCCTTCTTTGACGAGGTCTTCCAGTTCCCTTGTACTCAGTTTTTCTTCAAGAACTCTCCGCTCGTATTCTTTTCTTTTTTTTTCATCCCTCACCGTAAGGAGTATCCTGTAATGGGTCCATGTCAATTGTCTCCGCGCGGAGACAATTTCCGGATATGTTTCATAAAACTGAAGTATTTTATACAATGTGCTGCGTCCCATATCGATTTCTTCAGCAAGTCTGGTAAACACGTATTCTCCGTAGTCCGCCCTGTCGGTATAATTGAGCATGTGCTGATTTATGTGTCTGCCGATATTCCAGTAGGTTATTGTTCTTTCGTTTTCAAAGGTGTTGAACATACGCTGTTTGCTGTTGTCGATTTCTTTTTTTATAATATCGATAAGCTGGCTTATTGTTGTTTTTACGGTAATCGCTTTTCCCATATATGTTCAATTGTGCTTATAACTATTTCCGTTTATAGTAACAGTGTAAAACGTTATAAGTATTATGAAAACAGTAGACATAATATACATTATACATCAAATATATATTTTAATATAATATAAAAAGTAATATAAACTAACTATATATGAATATCGCTGAATATTGATTTCTCATCCGTGAAATCCGCTTTTTACCGCGTACTCCGTAGAAAAAGACATCCATAACGCTTTAAAATTTGCCATACGTGCCGCCTCCTTAATGCTTTCTCACGATGGTAATCTAATTCCGGCCGCCTGTCAAGGTCGGGCACTCCGTGTTGCTCCGCAAACCTTGACAGGCGGCCGGAATTAGATTGATTGGTCTCGAAAAAGCATTAAGGAGGCGTCTCTTATGACAAAACTCATCTATAAAGAACTATCGGATCTAATTATTCGAATGGCTTTCGCCATACACTCGCATTTTGGCCCTGGTCTGCTGGAATCCGTCTATGAAAGCGCGTTCTGTGTCGAGCTTTCACGTGCCGCTGTTCCGTTCGAACGTCAGAAAATCTATTCGCTGAACTACAAAAATGAATACGTCGGTGCTTATATCGCGGACCTTGTCGTCGACAATACAATTATCCTCGAACTTAAAGCAGTTTCGCAGCTTTCGAAGGTTATGGAAGCACAAATTCTCAGTTATTTGAAACTTTCGGGGCTTCCCGTCGGTTATCTCATCAATTTCAATACGTACAGCCTTGAATGGAAACGGTTTGTTAACCAGCTGTCGTGATGCCGGCCTTCGGGCCGGTTTTTTTATTGTATTACCTAATGCTTGCCGCCGATTGAATCGAGAATTTGATTTAAAATCCCGGAAGGAAACGAAGGCGACGAGTCTCCTTTCAATAAACCGGTCTCCGCCCTGCTGAATAGCGACTGCAATATAATTTCCCTGTGCTTTTCTTCAAGAACACCTTCTTTCAATAAAGCCAGATACTGGTGGGTTAATTGCAGCCGTTCATTTGCATCACGTGATAAATGGAAGGCGCTTAATGCTAATTTTACAAATAATCTCAATAAAAAGATTAATGCGGAAAAAATCAAAGCAAGCAGGATCGTCCATCTTATTATATTTTCAATTGAAATGCTTTTTGAAACCTGTTCTTCACTCAATGTCGTATTGGAATTTGTTATATTTGTTCCGGTAAAAAGCTGGTCGGGTAAATTCTCCAATAGATGAAAAGATATAAAGATAATAGCTATAACCATACAGACACTCAATCCGATCCATATAACACCGCCCCATCGATATCTTGTTTTGAATTTTTCCCAATAGGAAGCCGGGCCGTCTATTCTCAGTTTTTCTTGATATTGTTTTGTCAATTCTTTAAAATTATCTTTTTCTGTTTTGTATTGTTCATTGAACCTTTTTTCTTCATTTGCTAACAAATTTTTACTTTTAGTTGAGAATTCTCCAATAATTTCTTCCTTTTTGTTTCTTATATCAACTATTGCATTTGAAAGTATATCTCTGTTGTTTTCATTTTCTTTGATTATTAGTTCATATTCTCTTGTTGTATTATCAGTATGCGTGACAGCTTCATTATTGAGTATTTGAAAACCCCGAATCGCGTAATGCATAAATCCGGCTGATGGCTGTTGATTGAATTTTGAGTCGAATTGCTTCTGTTTTTGAAACAGATATTCCCAGATAAAATCTATGTTTGTTCTACTCTCACATACTTCAATAATAAAACTTCCGAATTCTGTTTCGGAATATACATAAGCCGGTTCGGGATTTTCGTTATTCATTTCGAAAATTTTATTTTTAATTATTTGTAAAATATGTTCTCTATTTTCTGTGTTGACGATATTTTCTAAGTCGTGTATACGTGCTTGAAAATTATTCTTTATCTTGTTTATTCTTCCGCCTCTATATTTCATCCAAAACCCCAATTCATTTTGCAAAAATCTGTAAAAAGAACGGAATGATTTGAATGTTTTGGTTTTTGTACCGGGATATAGATGCAAGATGAATGGTTCTTCCTTGAATATTTTTTCTACATGATCCGGTATTTTAATATCCTCCATTTCAACCTCCTGTATATTACGCTACACCGTACACACTCTCCGTCGCTGACGCATACTGCCTGAACACATGTTCATAAACATTATCCGCGATACGGTAAACCTCTTTCTCTTCATAATCATCGACGGGAAGCCCCGTTTCCTCCGCATAGAGAAAATCCTTTATAAACACCTTTACTTCATCGCGCGTCGATTCCTTCTCCCTCCAGTGGTCGATCTTTAATTTCTCCTCTTTCAAAGCTTCCAGCAATGACTGTGCAATCGCTTTGAGTTTATCGATCGTCTTTTTTGAAAGGCCGGGCTTTATTAATAGATCGAATAGGGCGAGGTTCTCTTCGTCAAGCCCCTCTCGTATTGTCCGTTTTTCTTCGTTATCAAGATCATTGACAAAACCGATTAATGCTTCGAATGTCTGTTCGATGGTCTGTCTTTCTTTTTCCCGGTTGTATTCATAAATAATTTCCGCATAACGTTCCTGGAAATTGATGCGCAGGGGATTCCGGCATATCATCGCATGTACTTTTTTCTCTATCGCCGCCATGAGTTCCTGTGCCATTGTGTGTTTTGAAGGGTATTGCTTGAACTCCTGTTTCAACAGCTCGAAGTTTATTTTGCTTATATCGAATATCCTGTCGGGCTGTTCCGAGGCATTTTGGGGTTCGATATTCCTTTCCACGACTTCATGAAGCTTCCTTATAATCGATGAAATATCCGCTTTTT
This genomic window contains:
- a CDS encoding thermonuclease family protein, whose amino-acid sequence is MGKAITVKTTISQLIDIIKKEIDNSKQRMFNTFENERTITYWNIGRHINQHMLNYTDRADYGEYVFTRLAEEIDMGRSTLYKILQFYETYPEIVSARRQLTWTHYRILLTVRDEKKRKEYERRVLEEKLSTRELEDLVKEGKEEKNSKNGNIAEKRGIPFLYRLKKINDTLSLDLGFRIYKTHTMNGFNEDDIIEVKKENNVYRFYKKENINPGILFTYRGSIEEIVDGDTLWVNIDLGFEIRTKQKLRLRGINAADVTTGEGKKAQQYIINQLYECTYVIVKTYYRDKYNRYLADIYYIKEETDIDEIAEKGNFLNNELLTKGLAKKYKS
- a CDS encoding GxxExxY protein — protein: MTKLIYKELSDLIIRMAFAIHSHFGPGLLESVYESAFCVELSRAAVPFERQKIYSLNYKNEYVGAYIADLVVDNTIILELKAVSQLSKVMEAQILSYLKLSGLPVGYLINFNTYSLEWKRFVNQLS